One genomic segment of Sminthopsis crassicaudata isolate SCR6 chromosome 2, ASM4859323v1, whole genome shotgun sequence includes these proteins:
- the SLC35G1 gene encoding solute carrier family 35 member G1 has translation MGCGGAVTAEPPEPERPEPALRVPEEEPLQLPEEEEAAAAAAAAPSQSAAGGCCPCAVRNENPEAKKKASCPGLGLFYTLLSAFLFSVASLLVKKIQDIHSAEISAFRCVFQMLFVIPCLIYKKTGFVGPKGKRIFLFLRGVFGSTAMILLYYAFQLMPIADATVITFTSPVFTSLFAWIYLKEKYSLWDLFFTIFAIAGVVLIARPPFLFGSSTAGMEENYSYHLKGALAAVGGAIFSALTLVILRKVGKSVHYLLNIWYYVVIGLLESIIVLFVVDEWHLPHCGLDRLFLVLIGLFGLGGQIFLTKAVQVEKAGPVAIMKTMDVVFAFILQIIFLNKMPTWWTVSGALCVVASSSGAVIRKWCENSQAK, from the exons ATGGGCTGCGGGGGCGCTGTGACGGCCGAGCCTCCGGAGCCTGAGCGCCCGGAGCCGGCGCTGCGGGTTCCCGAGGAGGAGCCTCTGCAGCtcccggaggaggaggaggcggcggcggcggcagcggcggcccCGTCTCAGTCCGCCGCTGGCGGTTGCTGCCCCTGCGCGGTCCGAAACGAAAACCCCG aaGCTAAGAAGAAAGCTTCCTGCCCTGGACTTGGCTTGTTTTATACATTATTATCTGCCTTCCTTTTCTCGGTGGCCTctttattagtaaaaaaaatacaagatatcCATTCAGCAGAAATTAGTGCATTTCGATGTGTGTTCCAAATGTTGTTCGTTATTCCTTGCTTAATATACAAAAA AACAGGGTTTGTGGgaccaaaaggcaaaagaattttccttttcctcagggGAGTCTTTGGTTCCACAGCGATGATCCTTCTCTACTATGCTTTCCAGTTAATGCCCATTGCTGATGCTACTGTTATCACATTTACCAGTCCAGTTTTCACTTCACTATTTGCTTGGATATACCTCAAGGAAAAATACAGTCTTTGGGACCTTTTCTTCACTATTTTTGCGATTGCTGGTGTAGTGCTTATTGCAAGACCACCATTTCTGTTTGGCTCCAGCACAGCTGGGATGGAAGAAAACTATTCCTATCACCTCAAAGGAGCACTAGCAGCTGTAGGCGGTGCCATTTTTAGTGCTCTGACTCTTGTTATATTAAGAAAGGTGGGGAAATCTGTGCACTATCTCCTGAACATTTGGTATTATGTAGTGATTGGACTATTGGAATCTATCATTGTACTCTTTGTAGTGGACGAATGGCATCTACCTCATTGTGGGTTAGATCGGCTGTTTTTGGTATTAATAGGACTTTTCGGGTTGGGGGGGCAGATATTTCTCACTAAAGCAGTTCAGGTAGAAAAAGCAGGGCCTGTGGCCATAATGAAAACCATGGATGTGGTCTTTGCTTTCATACTtcagattatttttcttaataaaatgcCAACCTGGTGGACAGTGAGTGGTGCCCTTTGTGTGGTAGCCAGTAGCTCTGGAGCTGTCATTCGCAAATGGTGTGAGAATTCCCAAGCGAAATAA